The sequence AGTGGTACAGGTATATTTGGGGCATTGAATGAAGGTATTACACATGATCCAACCGTATTGATATCCAAAGCGATGCTGGACTTCTTCACATCCGCCATATTTGCTACTTCTCTGGGCTTTATAGTGACCACCACTGTCATTCCGCAATTCATCATTCTCTGCGGACTTTACCTGCTGGCTGGTGTGATCCTGCCTTTGACCACTCCACAGCTGATTGCTGACTTCTCTGCCTGCGGCGGCATTATCATGTTCGTAACAGGTTTCAGGATCTGCGGTATTAAGAAATTCCCTATAGCTAATATGTTGCCCGCGTTATTGCTGGTAATGATATTCTCACATTACTGGAGGTTACTCTTCCATTAATTTTATTTATGAGGGTGTATCATACATAAATGAAACTCCTGAGAAACGCATAAAATAGAATCTGGCTCCATATCAGGTATCCGAATTAAAGAAGGGTGTATCTCACTTCTGATACACCCTCTTAAAAAAGAAAGCATAATGAAAAAGAGAATCATAATAGGTATCAGTGGCGCTACCGGTCTGCAATACGGTATCCGTGCACTGGAACTGCTCAAAGAACAGGATGTGGAAACACACCTGGTGGTAAGCAAAGCGTCGGAACTGGTAAGAACCTACGAAACCGATATGAAGCATGAAGAACTCATGTCTATGGCCGATGTAATTTATCCTACAGCCGATGTGGGAGCCGCTATTGCCAGTGGCTCTTTCAAAACCCTGGGAATGCTCATAGCCCCCTGTTCTGTAAAAACGATGTCAGAAATTGCCAGCGGTATTACCAGCTCCCTCTTATCCAGAGCGGCCGATGTGGTACTGAAAGAAAGAAGAAGACTGGTATTGTTATTCAGAGAAACTCCTTTACACCTCGGCCACCTGAGGAGCATGACCCAGGTAACAGAGATGGGAGGAATTATTATGCCTCCTGTGCCGGCCTTTTATCTGCGACCACAATCGGTCGATGAAATTGTAACCCATACAGTCGCAAGAGCACTGGATCTTTTTGGATTTGATATTGATGTGCCAAGATGGAATCATGATCATAAGGCACAACTTCATTAAATTTGCTGCATCAATAAATGCAGAACATATGTCGAAATTGAATTTTCTGTTGCTGGGAATGTTCCTGGCAGCGTGCAACAGTGGACAAACGAATAAAAATACCACCGATACAATTGCTACTTCATCCGCACTGCCACAATTGGAAGAAGTATTCGCTGACTCCGCTTACCAGCTTACTGGCGTAGCGGTGGCCAAAGATGGCCGGTTATTTACCAATTATCCTTACTGGACCGAACAACACGCTTATTCCGTGGTAGAAGTGGTGAATGGTAAGCTCGTACCTTATCCTGATACCACCTGGAATAGTTTTAAGAAAGGAGAGGATGGGCAGAACAAATTTGTCTGTGTACAGTCCGTCGTAACAGATGATCAGGGGTTTTTGTGGGTCGTAGATGCCGCAGGTATCAATTTAGGACCTGTCTATCAGGGAGCCAATAAAGTGTTGAAAATAAACCTGGCTACAAATAAGATAGATAGGATCTATCATTTCCCCGAATCAGTGGCTGGTAAGGATAGTTACCTGAATGATATCAGGATTGACAATGTGAATGGTTATGCATATATGACTACATCTACCAATGGTGGAATTGTAGTGCTGAATACGAAAACAGGAGATTCCAGGCTGGTATTGCATGATCATTATTCTGTGCTGGCAGAAAAAGGGTATCACTTTGAAATGAATGGTAGAACGATGGTTGTGAATTCAGATGGTATCGCCCTTACCGCAGATCAGCAATGGTTATACTACAAACCATTGACGGATGATAAACTGTACCGTATTAATACCAGTCTGCTGCGGAACTTTAAGACATCTATGAAGACCTTGCAGGACAGTGTAAAGGACCTGGGTAAGTTTGTAACCACAGATGGAATGATCTTAGACAAAGCCGGCAATCTCTACATGGGTGACCTGGAAAAGAGCGCCATCGTGAAAATCACACCAGATCTGCAGATGCATTATATCGCACAGGACAAAAAGCAGTTATTATGGCCGGATAGTTATAGTATCTCTGATGATGGTTATTTATATATTTCCTGTTCTCAGATCACTTATCCTCCCACATTACCATATAAAATATTTCGGTTGAAATTATAAAGAGATTTTCCCACTCTTAGCCAGATAGCTTATGCCGCTTGTAGGTGTAAGCTATCATAAAAAAGAGGCCGTATCATAAGTGACCCGATGGCGCTGAGAATTTCTTATACAAAAATTTTCTCCATCAGGTACCCGGGTAAATTGGGGTGAAAGTTATTTATGAGTGGTTATGTTTGAAAAAGGAAACATGGCTTCGGGATGAAATGTAACTTTAACTACAAAATCTCTGAGCCATGTTTACAGCCTCCTTTTTATTCGGAAACCTGATGGAGATAGTCAATCCCTGCAGTAATTCTGAGGAGGTTTATTTATTTTTTATACAACTACTTTTTATGATAGCTTTGCTTTGAAAAAATCTATCGTTCGCTTCCACGCCAACTCTGCCGCAGCCTTGTCATACCTCGGCGTCGTATCATTATGGAACCCATGATTCACCCCCGGATATACATAAGCCGTATACTCTTTCTTTTCCTCTTTCAGTGCTGCCTCATAAGCCGGCCATCCTTCATTCACATGAGTATCTAACTCACCAAAATGCAATAAAAGCGGCGCCTTGATCTGCGCTACCTGATCGCGTGAGGGCTGTGCACCATAAAAAGGTACAGCAGCTGCCAGGTCGGGTACCTTCACCGCCATCATATTCGCAATCCATCCCCCAAAACAGAACCCTACCACACCCACTTTGCCATTACAATCTTTATCGCTCTTCAAATACGCAAAGGCAGCAATAAAGTCTTCCAGCATTTCATTCTTATCTCTCTTCGCCTGCAGTTCACGTCCTTTATCATCAGCGCCCGGATATCCGCCTAATGGCGTCAATGCATCCGGTGCAATAGTAATAAACCCTGCCAATGCGGCACGCCTCGCAACATCTTCAATGTAAGGATTCAATCCCCTGTTCTCATGCACGATAACTATACCACCCAATGGCTTTTTTGCATCTGCTGGTCTGGACAAAAGAGCTTTGATACTACCGCCTCCCTTAGGAGAGTTGTAAGTAATATACTCCGTCTTTAGTCGCGGATCATCTGGTTTTACCTGTATATTATCCTGGTAGTTAGGCATCAGAAAGCTCATCAGTGCAGGCACTGTGATGCTCCCTACTGCAAATACAGAAAGCTTGTCGATAAAGTCCCGTCTGCTCAGGCGATTATGGGCATAGTCGTCATACAGATCAAAGACTTCCTGTTGAATATCCTCTTTCTTGATGTTATTGCTCATATGGATGAAGGTTTATCCTTTAAATTTAAGATATTATCTGAACTTAAAGGCGACCGTCGTACTGAATCTGCGTGGCATCATCTGACTTACATAGCTACCCCAGTATACTTCATTGGTGAGGTTGTCCATTTTCAGGCTGATACGGTAAGCAGAACGCTCATAACTTAATACGGCATTTAGTACAGTATAAGCAGGAAGATAGAACTCACCGGAAGAACGGGACTGCGTTATATACGCCTTACCGTTATAGTTACCGCCGATCCCTAATCCAAGGCCGCGTATTGCTGTGTTTAAAAAATGATAGCTTACCCACAGATTCGCCATCTGAGCAGGACCAGTCCATTGATGAAGGCCATCTACATCAGCATTTGTATTGATGGTATAGATATCATTGTACGCATACCCGGCAATGATGTTCAGTCCTTTGACCGGATTGGCAATCACTTCCGCTTCGTATCCCTTACTCAGTTGACCACCATCCTGTACAGAATAGCTATCAGCATTCGTACGGATCACGTCATCCACCTTGATGTGGTAGTAGCTGAAGGTGCCATTCAGTTTGCCATTAAAGAACTCCATTTTTACACCGGTTTCCCATTGGTTTGCATGACTTGGTTTGAAAGAACTGAATTTACCATCAGGTTGTTGAGTGGGTGCATTATTGCTGAAGCCGTTCATATAATTACCAAATACTGACAGGTGTTTAGGCACCAGCTGATATACCAGCCCTAACTTGGGAGAGAGTGCAGTCTGGTTATATTTGCCGGTAGTGGTATCGTTATTGGCATCGTAGGTACCATTGTTTACAAAGTGGTCTACGCGCAGACTGGCCATTACCAGCAGTGCATCAGTAATGTTCAGTACATCGGATGCGTACGCGCTGTAGATGCTTTGTTCACTCCTGCTTTTAGAGCTCGGAACGGTTGCCAGTGCCGCCTGTAACGCAGGTACGGTCAGCTCATTATACCTTGGATCATGACCTGCAATTGTCACCTGGTCAAAACCATATACGCTGGCAGAAGTAGCGTTCGTGACACCATTCAGGAAGTCCAGCCCTATTACGAGGCGGTTGCGGAGTTTACCTATTTTAAAATCACCATTAAAGTTTTGCTGTACTTCGGTATAATTATATTGGCTGTGCTCATAACCTGGATTGCGGGAAACGGCGGTATCACCTAAAATACTGTTCCAGCTCCAATAGCCCTCTACTTCAGAATTGGTATGAGAGAAGTTCGTCTGTGAGGTCCACTGATCATTGATCTTGTAGTTTACCCCACCATTTAAACTTACAGAAGGCGTTTTCCCATAGATGTCGTTGCTGCTGTAAGATCTTTTCCAGTTTACACTCAGCAGTCGTGGATTGGTTTTGGTAAAGGAGGCCTGCGGAAACA is a genomic window of Chitinophaga sp. LS1 containing:
- a CDS encoding UbiX family flavin prenyltransferase encodes the protein MKKRIIIGISGATGLQYGIRALELLKEQDVETHLVVSKASELVRTYETDMKHEELMSMADVIYPTADVGAAIASGSFKTLGMLIAPCSVKTMSEIASGITSSLLSRAADVVLKERRRLVLLFRETPLHLGHLRSMTQVTEMGGIIMPPVPAFYLRPQSVDEIVTHTVARALDLFGFDIDVPRWNHDHKAQLH
- a CDS encoding TonB-dependent receptor produces the protein MLKSTIIVAVLSVCSLTVMAQHGTITGEVKTADGKPAPFVDITLQPGNTGTSADRQGHYQLNNIKTGKYTIVASFTGLKAQFQQVEVANDQTVTINFSLSEDNHTLQEVTVSSGYNKFAKKETENIARMPLKNLENPQVYNVVPKELLQDQVIVSYNDVLKNVTGVSQALVNGSNSFNLRGFFTTSYLRNGLQDYKANSIEIANIERIEVLKGPSATLFGSSLTSFGGLLNRVTKKPYETFNGEITYTLGGFGLSRVTADFNTPLNKEKDLLLRTNIAYHDEGSFQDAGFTKRLFIAPSLVYKASDRLTVTLDAEIYNQKANDFNRLFPQASFTKTNPRLLSVNWKRSYSSNDIYGKTPSVSLNGGVNYKINDQWTSQTNFSHTNSEVEGYWSWNSILGDTAVSRNPGYEHSQYNYTEVQQNFNGDFKIGKLRNRLVIGLDFLNGVTNATSASVYGFDQVTIAGHDPRYNELTVPALQAALATVPSSKSRSEQSIYSAYASDVLNITDALLVMASLRVDHFVNNGTYDANNDTTTGKYNQTALSPKLGLVYQLVPKHLSVFGNYMNGFSNNAPTQQPDGKFSSFKPSHANQWETGVKMEFFNGKLNGTFSYYHIKVDDVIRTNADSYSVQDGGQLSKGYEAEVIANPVKGLNIIAGYAYNDIYTINTNADVDGLHQWTGPAQMANLWVSYHFLNTAIRGLGLGIGGNYNGKAYITQSRSSGEFYLPAYTVLNAVLSYERSAYRISLKMDNLTNEVYWGSYVSQMMPRRFSTTVAFKFR
- a CDS encoding dienelactone hydrolase family protein translates to MSNNIKKEDIQQEVFDLYDDYAHNRLSRRDFIDKLSVFAVGSITVPALMSFLMPNYQDNIQVKPDDPRLKTEYITYNSPKGGGSIKALLSRPADAKKPLGGIVIVHENRGLNPYIEDVARRAALAGFITIAPDALTPLGGYPGADDKGRELQAKRDKNEMLEDFIAAFAYLKSDKDCNGKVGVVGFCFGGWIANMMAVKVPDLAAAVPFYGAQPSRDQVAQIKAPLLLHFGELDTHVNEGWPAYEAALKEEKKEYTAYVYPGVNHGFHNDTTPRYDKAAAELAWKRTIDFFKAKLS
- a CDS encoding DUF554 domain-containing protein: MLTGPIINSVATLTGSIIGATMGNKIPERLRLALPMTFGAASMALGINSVVKVSMLPPVILALLVGSAIGELLKIEKGIEWAAIRVNGPIQKIFPRQKTDEDPQAFLQNFVAVLVLFSASGTGIFGALNEGITHDPTVLISKAMLDFFTSAIFATSLGFIVTTTVIPQFIILCGLYLLAGVILPLTTPQLIADFSACGGIIMFVTGFRICGIKKFPIANMLPALLLVMIFSHYWRLLFH
- a CDS encoding L-dopachrome tautomerase-related protein, which encodes MSKLNFLLLGMFLAACNSGQTNKNTTDTIATSSALPQLEEVFADSAYQLTGVAVAKDGRLFTNYPYWTEQHAYSVVEVVNGKLVPYPDTTWNSFKKGEDGQNKFVCVQSVVTDDQGFLWVVDAAGINLGPVYQGANKVLKINLATNKIDRIYHFPESVAGKDSYLNDIRIDNVNGYAYMTTSTNGGIVVLNTKTGDSRLVLHDHYSVLAEKGYHFEMNGRTMVVNSDGIALTADQQWLYYKPLTDDKLYRINTSLLRNFKTSMKTLQDSVKDLGKFVTTDGMILDKAGNLYMGDLEKSAIVKITPDLQMHYIAQDKKQLLWPDSYSISDDGYLYISCSQITYPPTLPYKIFRLKL